In a single window of the Helicobacter sp. MIT 99-5507 genome:
- a CDS encoding gamma-glutamyl-CDP-amidate hydrolase, with amino-acid sequence MMIGITQRLEQNSTYYEIREALSLEWGELLSDTDFIPLSYTKPIEKYNINGVIFSGGNDLSHLNPNNLSILRDKYEKNIIKYCIKSNIPILGVCRGAQILAYYFKSTLQKMPNHVNKQHTIKFKNQTYKVNSFHNYCITKLGNTLEITAKADDDTIESFKHKKFPIFGMMWHIEREKILSIPSRDILESFLQNIKG; translated from the coding sequence ATTATGATAGGTATCACTCAAAGATTAGAACAAAATAGCACTTATTATGAAATTAGGGAAGCTTTGAGCCTAGAGTGGGGAGAATTATTAAGTGATACTGATTTTATACCGCTTAGTTATACAAAACCTATAGAAAAATATAATATCAATGGTGTTATATTTAGTGGTGGAAATGACTTATCACATCTAAATCCAAATAATCTAAGCATATTAAGAGATAAATATGAAAAAAATATCATTAAATATTGCATAAAATCTAATATCCCGATACTTGGTGTATGTAGAGGTGCTCAGATTCTGGCGTATTATTTTAAATCTACATTACAAAAAATGCCAAACCATGTAAATAAACAACATACAATAAAATTTAAAAATCAAACATACAAAGTCAATTCGTTTCATAATTATTGTATTACAAAATTAGGAAATACTTTGGAAATCACAGCAAAAGCAGATGATGATACAATAGAATCTTTTAAACATAAAAAATTTCCTATTTTTGGAATGATGTGGCATATCGAGCGAGAAAAAATATTAAGTATTCCAAGTAGAGATATTTTAGAATCTTTTTTACAAAATATAAAAGGATAG